The following proteins come from a genomic window of Paucimonas lemoignei:
- a CDS encoding D-isomer specific 2-hydroxyacid dehydrogenase, N, producing the protein MKPAMKNAKRPNKAKSIIAQPLFRSRQEQPGKGKGSYRREAFQSKSWEASYFLAA; encoded by the coding sequence ATGAAGCCTGCTATGAAAAACGCAAAGCGGCCCAACAAGGCCAAATCCATCATTGCCCAGCCACTGTTCCGCAGCCGTCAGGAACAACCCGGCAAAGGCAAAGGCAGCTACCGCCGCGAAGCCTTCCAGTCTAAAAGCTGGGAGGCTTCTTACTTTCTGGCTGCCTGA
- the mltB_1 gene encoding HopAJ2 protein, producing MPSCFSRRWQLRQLIAASSLVLLVACAEKPTAADAMPLPVTKNVQVSPVAAPTPVLAVDGNLDIQPNMSFTEWQASFREQALRAGIRPDIFDRAFTGVTPDMSVVKADRSQPEFTRPVWEYLDGAISEARVRKAQALMNQYADALQSIEQRYGVDRNVLVAVWGMESNFGQFQGSKSVIRSLATLAYEGRRRGFAQDQLLAALQILQHGDVSPESMVGSWSGAMGQTQFIPTTYNTHAVDFDGDGRRDIWNSPTDALASTAHYLQSSGWQTGQPWGYEVTLPQSIDYALADGSTRKSLAEWQKLGLTLPNGTPLPASALQQQAALLLPAGYKGPSFLVMDNFRAILKYNNSSSYGLAISLLSGRIMGGGYVVGEWPRGDVPLSRSERIELQTLLTAKRYDAGNPDGIIGANTRKAIRSAQQSYGWPADGYPTQELLQNLRKP from the coding sequence ATGCCCTCTTGTTTTTCCCGACGTTGGCAGTTGCGCCAACTGATCGCTGCCTCCAGCCTCGTCCTCTTAGTTGCCTGCGCGGAGAAACCCACCGCAGCTGACGCCATGCCTTTGCCTGTCACCAAGAATGTCCAGGTGTCGCCAGTGGCTGCGCCGACGCCGGTGTTGGCTGTCGATGGCAATCTCGATATCCAGCCAAACATGAGCTTTACCGAATGGCAGGCCAGCTTTCGCGAGCAGGCTCTGCGCGCTGGCATCCGACCGGATATTTTTGATCGTGCGTTCACGGGTGTGACCCCGGACATGAGCGTGGTCAAGGCCGACCGCAGCCAGCCTGAGTTCACCCGCCCCGTGTGGGAATACCTTGATGGCGCGATCTCCGAGGCTCGGGTTCGCAAGGCCCAGGCCCTGATGAACCAATATGCCGATGCGCTGCAAAGCATCGAGCAGCGCTACGGCGTTGATCGCAATGTGCTGGTCGCGGTGTGGGGCATGGAAAGTAATTTCGGGCAGTTCCAGGGCTCCAAGTCGGTGATTCGCTCATTGGCGACGCTGGCCTATGAAGGTCGCCGTCGTGGTTTCGCCCAGGACCAACTCCTGGCCGCCCTGCAGATCCTGCAACATGGCGACGTTTCTCCGGAGAGCATGGTGGGTTCCTGGAGCGGCGCGATGGGGCAAACCCAGTTCATCCCGACCACCTACAACACCCATGCCGTGGATTTCGACGGCGATGGTCGCCGTGATATCTGGAACAGCCCGACCGATGCCCTGGCGTCGACTGCACATTACCTGCAAAGCTCAGGCTGGCAGACCGGCCAGCCGTGGGGCTATGAAGTCACCCTGCCTCAGTCTATCGACTATGCACTGGCCGACGGCTCCACTCGCAAGAGCCTCGCCGAATGGCAAAAACTGGGCCTGACCCTACCCAACGGCACGCCGCTGCCCGCCAGTGCCTTGCAACAACAGGCGGCGCTGTTACTGCCCGCTGGTTACAAGGGCCCGTCATTTCTGGTGATGGACAACTTCCGCGCCATTCTGAAGTACAACAACTCGTCGTCCTACGGGCTGGCGATTAGCCTGTTATCAGGGCGGATTATGGGCGGCGGCTATGTGGTGGGCGAATGGCCGCGCGGCGACGTGCCGCTAAGCCGCTCTGAGCGCATCGAACTGCAAACCCTGCTCACGGCCAAGCGTTATGACGCAGGCAACCCAGACGGCATCATCGGCGCCAACACCCGCAAGGCAATCCGCAGTGCACAACAGTCTTACGGCTGGCCAGCGGATGGGTATCCGACGCAGGAGTTGCTGCAGAATTTGCGCAAGCCCTAG
- the lipA gene encoding lipoyl synthase, giving the protein MTTATDTAVQTLIPTLDVSERVARPKVEAGVKLRGAEKVARIPVKIIPTVDLPKKPDWIRVRIPVSPEVDRVKQLLRKHKLHSVCEEASCPNLGECFSGGTATFMIMGDICTRRCPFCDVGHGRPKALDADEPVNLAVAIADLRLKYVVITSVDRDDLRDGGAQHFADCIREIRKLSPNVQLETLVPDYRGRMDVALAITAAEPPDVFNHNLETVPRLYKAARPGSDYQWSLTLLQRFKEMVPHVPTKSGLMLGLGETDEEVIEVMQRMREHNIDMLTLGQYLQPSRSHLPVQRFVHPDTFAWFAEEGYKMGFKNVASGPLVRSSYHADEQAKIAVKAMV; this is encoded by the coding sequence ATGACAACTGCGACTGATACTGCCGTGCAAACCTTGATCCCCACCCTCGACGTCTCCGAGCGTGTGGCCCGTCCGAAAGTCGAAGCTGGCGTAAAGCTGCGTGGCGCGGAAAAAGTTGCGCGTATCCCGGTGAAGATCATTCCAACGGTCGATCTGCCGAAGAAACCTGACTGGATTCGCGTGCGCATCCCGGTTTCCCCGGAAGTCGATCGCGTCAAACAACTGCTGCGCAAGCACAAGCTGCACAGTGTCTGCGAAGAAGCGTCCTGCCCGAACCTGGGGGAATGTTTCTCCGGCGGCACTGCGACCTTCATGATCATGGGTGACATCTGCACCCGTCGCTGCCCGTTCTGTGACGTGGGCCACGGCCGTCCGAAGGCGCTGGACGCCGACGAGCCGGTGAACCTGGCGGTCGCCATTGCCGACCTGCGTCTGAAGTATGTGGTTATCACCTCCGTTGACCGTGACGACCTGCGTGACGGCGGTGCTCAGCACTTTGCCGACTGCATCCGTGAAATCCGCAAACTGTCGCCTAACGTGCAGCTGGAGACGCTGGTCCCGGATTACCGTGGCCGTATGGACGTTGCGCTGGCAATCACTGCAGCCGAGCCGCCAGATGTGTTCAACCACAACCTGGAAACCGTGCCGCGCCTGTACAAGGCCGCGCGTCCGGGTTCGGATTACCAGTGGTCGCTGACCCTGCTGCAACGCTTCAAGGAAATGGTCCCGCACGTGCCGACCAAATCCGGCCTGATGCTGGGTCTGGGTGAAACCGACGAAGAAGTGATCGAAGTCATGCAGCGCATGCGCGAGCACAACATCGACATGCTCACGCTTGGCCAGTACCTGCAGCCTTCGCGCAGCCACTTGCCCGTTCAGCGTTTCGTGCACCCGGACACCTTTGCCTGGTTCGCCGAAGAAGGCTACAAGATGGGCTTCAAGAACGTCGCTTCCGGGCCTTTGGTGCGTTCGTCGTATCACGCTGACGAGCAAGCCAAGATCGCCGTTAAAGCAATGGTCTGA
- the lipB gene encoding lipoate-protein ligase B, producing the protein MGASLGVRELGQIDYELAWHAMQRFTDGRSPDTQDEIWLLQHAPVFTQGQSGKPEHLLLPGNIPVVQVDRGGQVTYHGPGQLVVYLMLDVKRLGFGVRALVTRIENSLIALLASYGVNAAAKPDAPGVYVDGAKIASLGLRIRNGRSFHGLALNVDMDLEPFRRINPCGYAGLAMTQLCDHAGPIEFAEVSARLRAQLVKHLDYAEQTTLTGGID; encoded by the coding sequence ATGGGCGCAAGCCTGGGTGTTCGCGAGTTGGGCCAGATCGATTACGAGCTGGCCTGGCATGCCATGCAGCGCTTCACCGATGGGCGAAGCCCTGACACTCAGGACGAAATCTGGCTGCTGCAACATGCCCCTGTCTTTACTCAGGGGCAGTCCGGCAAGCCCGAACATTTGCTGCTGCCGGGCAATATTCCGGTGGTACAGGTCGATCGTGGCGGCCAAGTGACCTATCATGGGCCCGGCCAACTGGTCGTCTACCTGATGCTGGATGTGAAACGCCTGGGTTTCGGCGTGCGAGCATTGGTCACCCGCATCGAGAACAGCCTGATTGCCTTGCTGGCCAGCTACGGCGTCAACGCCGCTGCCAAGCCCGATGCACCGGGTGTGTATGTCGACGGAGCGAAGATCGCGTCCCTGGGGCTGCGAATTCGCAATGGTCGTTCATTCCATGGTCTGGCGCTCAACGTCGACATGGACCTTGAACCGTTTCGACGGATTAATCCCTGTGGGTATGCAGGGCTGGCAATGACCCAGCTGTGCGATCATGCAGGCCCGATTGAATTTGCCGAGGTAAGTGCCCGGCTGCGCGCGCAGCTCGTCAAGCACCTCGACTATGCTGAGCAGACGACCCTAACGGGCGGAATCGACTGA
- the ybeD gene encoding protein YbeD, whose translation MTDSDVKSHKIEFPCEDYPIKVIGNTTVGFKDSVIEILAKHATIDISTLAERQSSNGKYTTIQLHIVATGEDQLRDINSALRATGLVHMVL comes from the coding sequence ATGACAGATTCCGACGTCAAGTCGCACAAAATCGAATTCCCCTGCGAGGACTATCCGATCAAAGTGATCGGGAACACCACTGTAGGGTTCAAAGACAGCGTGATCGAGATTCTGGCCAAACACGCCACAATCGACATCTCGACCCTTGCCGAACGCCAAAGCAGCAACGGCAAGTACACCACCATCCAGTTGCACATCGTTGCCACTGGCGAAGATCAGCTGCGTGACATCAATAGCGCCCTGCGCGCTACGGGTCTCGTGCACATGGTGCTCTGA
- the dacC gene encoding Serine-type D-Ala-D-Ala carboxypeptidase yields the protein MPISNFERRMNITTFAKRLCLLVPLLITPAAWAAEQMTPSAPQLAAKAYVLMDASSGNVLVENNGDQRLAPASLTKLMTAYIATLEIRRGQIGENDPVTVSENAWRTGGSRMFIKVGSQVTVSDLLHGIIIQSGNDASVALAEHIAGSEDAFADMMNKTAADLGMTNSHFMNPTGLPNPEHYSSAHDMAILARAIIHEDPAHYAIYSQKEFFWNNIKQPNRNLLLWRDKTVDGLKTGHTDEAGYCMVSSAVRDGMRLIAVVFGTSSEQARAAETQKLLTYGFRFFETQNFYQKGTELAQAPVWKGADRQVKAGLAEDLSMTMPKGEMKKLSASMTMNPQLTAPIAKGDVIGKVEVKMEDKVVRTSNLVALDAVEEGGFLRRVWDSIRLFFYGLFN from the coding sequence TTGCCCATTAGCAATTTCGAGAGACGGATGAACATCACCACCTTTGCAAAACGCTTGTGCCTGCTTGTACCGCTGCTCATTACTCCGGCTGCCTGGGCGGCCGAGCAGATGACACCTTCGGCCCCGCAACTGGCCGCCAAGGCCTACGTGCTGATGGACGCCAGCAGCGGTAACGTCCTGGTCGAGAACAACGGCGACCAGCGCCTTGCGCCTGCAAGCCTGACCAAACTGATGACCGCCTACATCGCCACTCTGGAAATTCGTCGTGGCCAGATTGGCGAAAACGATCCGGTGACCGTCAGCGAAAACGCCTGGCGCACTGGCGGTTCGCGGATGTTCATCAAGGTCGGCAGCCAGGTCACCGTCAGCGACCTGCTGCACGGCATCATCATTCAGTCGGGTAACGACGCCAGCGTCGCGCTGGCCGAGCACATCGCTGGCAGCGAAGACGCCTTCGCCGACATGATGAACAAGACTGCCGCTGATCTGGGCATGACCAATAGCCACTTCATGAACCCGACCGGCCTGCCAAACCCTGAGCACTACTCGTCGGCTCACGACATGGCGATCCTGGCACGCGCGATCATCCACGAAGACCCGGCTCACTACGCGATCTACTCGCAGAAAGAGTTTTTCTGGAACAACATCAAGCAGCCTAACCGCAACCTGCTGCTGTGGCGCGACAAGACCGTTGATGGTCTGAAAACCGGCCACACCGATGAAGCGGGCTACTGCATGGTGTCTTCTGCTGTACGTGATGGCATGCGTCTGATTGCCGTTGTATTCGGCACCAGCAGCGAACAGGCCCGTGCGGCTGAAACCCAGAAGCTGCTGACTTACGGTTTCCGCTTCTTCGAAACCCAGAACTTCTACCAGAAAGGCACTGAGCTGGCTCAAGCCCCTGTCTGGAAAGGCGCTGACCGTCAGGTCAAGGCTGGCCTGGCTGAAGACCTGAGCATGACCATGCCTAAAGGCGAGATGAAAAAGCTCTCCGCCAGCATGACCATGAACCCGCAGCTGACTGCACCTATCGCCAAAGGCGATGTGATCGGCAAGGTTGAAGTGAAAATGGAAGACAAAGTGGTACGCACTTCCAACCTTGTGGCGCTGGACGCTGTCGAGGAAGGTGGCTTCCTGCGCCGCGTGTGGGATAGCATTCGCTTGTTCTTCTACGGCCTGTTCAACTGA
- a CDS encoding rare lipoprotein A, which produces MRALPIVTSLKLMACAALSLLVVSCSSPSRPVQKGTAGISSPPGLDINRAHKDGAPWWDVDISRIPDATPTIHTGPYKANPYTVLGKSYFPLSDSKRYVASGTASWYGTKFHGQNTANGEVYDLYGMSAAHKTLPLPSYVRVTNLDNNRTVILRVNDRGPFYSDRIIDLSYAAAKKLGYAETGTARVKVEGIDPQEWLAQNGRPTPLLPNQPQVMPQATPPALVASTGTIEQYTPPPQQHAAPSVPMQFDAKKNGSAPASGLYLQVGAFANPDAAELLRSKLSGMVRAPVFVSSIARNQQTLYRVRMGPIQTQGEAQQMQNSVRSANLGQPSVVTLD; this is translated from the coding sequence ATGCGGGCATTGCCGATCGTGACTTCGTTGAAGTTAATGGCCTGTGCCGCGCTGTCGTTGCTGGTGGTCAGTTGCTCCTCTCCGAGCCGTCCGGTTCAGAAGGGCACTGCGGGTATCTCCTCGCCGCCGGGCCTGGACATCAACCGTGCCCACAAAGACGGCGCGCCTTGGTGGGACGTGGATATCTCGCGTATCCCGGACGCCACGCCGACCATCCACACCGGTCCCTACAAAGCCAACCCGTACACGGTACTGGGCAAGTCGTACTTTCCGCTCAGCGACTCCAAGCGTTACGTCGCGTCCGGCACTGCGTCCTGGTACGGCACCAAGTTTCACGGTCAGAACACCGCCAATGGCGAGGTCTACGACCTGTACGGCATGAGCGCGGCGCACAAGACCTTGCCGCTGCCCAGCTACGTGCGCGTGACCAACCTGGATAACAACCGGACGGTTATCCTGCGCGTCAATGACCGTGGCCCGTTCTACTCCGACCGGATCATCGATTTGTCCTACGCTGCGGCGAAGAAACTCGGTTATGCCGAAACCGGCACCGCGCGGGTCAAGGTCGAAGGCATCGACCCGCAGGAATGGCTGGCGCAAAATGGCCGCCCGACGCCGCTGCTGCCTAATCAGCCGCAGGTCATGCCACAGGCAACCCCGCCGGCATTGGTAGCTTCGACCGGCACCATCGAGCAATACACGCCGCCGCCACAGCAACACGCAGCGCCTTCGGTACCGATGCAGTTCGACGCAAAAAAAAACGGTTCCGCACCAGCGTCTGGGCTGTATCTCCAGGTGGGCGCCTTCGCCAACCCGGACGCTGCAGAACTCCTGAGGTCGAAATTGAGCGGGATGGTACGGGCTCCAGTGTTCGTGAGTTCGATCGCTCGCAACCAGCAGACACTCTATCGAGTGCGTATGGGACCGATCCAGACGCAGGGTGAAGCCCAGCAGATGCAAAACAGCGTAAGGTCGGCCAATCTTGGCCAGCCGAGCGTCGTGACACTTGATTGA
- the mltB_2 gene encoding membrane-bound lytic murein transglycosylase B, with translation MQVVRSWARYAPMVGLVGILGSVQEAFAKDYEGSPQVAEFVGQMTRDYGFAGEQLMDVFRDVERKQAILDAISRPAERVKQWKEYRPMFITDARIARGVDFWRQHEATLARAEQEYGVPAQVIVSIIGVETFFGRNTGNYRVIDALSTLGFDYPPRADFFRKELREFLLLAREQQVDPLTLKGSYAGAMGLPQFMPSSFRAYAVDFDGDGHINIWNNPDDAIGSVASYFQRHGWVAGEPVVSLANVRGDRVDEGLTAGIEPVKTVGELRALGWASHDALRDDLPVTAFKLEGENGPEYWMGLKNFYAITRYNRSVMYAMTVHQLSELLVQARGAK, from the coding sequence ATGCAAGTTGTGCGTAGCTGGGCTCGATACGCTCCGATGGTCGGCCTGGTGGGCATTCTTGGGTCTGTGCAGGAAGCATTCGCCAAAGATTATGAAGGTTCGCCCCAGGTTGCTGAATTTGTCGGCCAGATGACCCGCGACTACGGGTTTGCCGGTGAGCAGCTGATGGATGTGTTTCGCGATGTGGAACGCAAACAGGCGATTCTTGACGCGATTTCTCGCCCCGCCGAACGGGTCAAGCAATGGAAAGAATACCGCCCGATGTTCATCACTGACGCGCGCATTGCGCGAGGTGTGGACTTCTGGCGTCAGCACGAGGCCACGCTGGCCCGCGCCGAGCAGGAATATGGCGTCCCGGCTCAGGTGATCGTCTCGATCATCGGTGTGGAGACCTTCTTCGGCCGCAACACTGGCAATTACCGGGTGATCGACGCGCTGTCCACCCTGGGTTTTGATTACCCGCCGCGTGCCGACTTCTTCCGCAAGGAGCTGCGTGAGTTCCTGCTGCTGGCCCGCGAACAGCAGGTCGACCCGCTGACTCTCAAAGGCTCGTACGCCGGTGCAATGGGGTTGCCGCAGTTCATGCCGAGCAGTTTTCGCGCCTACGCTGTGGATTTCGACGGCGACGGGCACATCAATATCTGGAACAACCCGGACGACGCGATTGGCAGCGTGGCCAGCTATTTTCAGCGTCACGGCTGGGTCGCGGGTGAGCCTGTGGTCAGCCTCGCTAACGTGCGGGGTGATCGGGTGGATGAAGGTTTGACGGCCGGAATCGAGCCAGTAAAAACCGTTGGGGAGTTGCGAGCCTTGGGGTGGGCGAGTCATGATGCGCTTCGCGACGACTTGCCGGTCACTGCCTTTAAGCTGGAAGGCGAGAACGGCCCTGAATACTGGATGGGTTTGAAGAATTTTTATGCAATCACTCGTTATAACCGCAGCGTGATGTACGCCATGACTGTGCATCAATTGTCTGAACTGCTGGTTCAAGCCCGGGGTGCCAAATAA
- the mrdB gene encoding rod shape-determining protein RodA produces the protein MPVKSNFDRILSSEDVMRRRATFLQRIHIDGPLLILLLTLAAGSLFVLYSASGKNWDLLIKQASSFGIGLVAMVVIAQLEPRFMARWVPVLYVLGVLLLVVVDVMGHNAMGATRWINIPGVIRFQPSEFLKIIMPATIAWYLSKRTLPPHLKHVVVSLALIGVPFALIVRQPDLGTSLLILASGSFVLFMAGLRWRWIISVLAAAVPVAVAMWFFIMHDYQKQRVLTFLDPESDPLGTGWNIIQSKAAIGSGGVFGKGWLLGTQSHLDFLPESHTDFIIAVMGEEFGLVGICALLLIYLLLIGRGLVITAQAQTLFGKLLAGALTMTFFVYVFVNIGMVSGLLPVVGVPLPFISYGGTSLVTLLSAFGVLMSIHTHRKWIAQV, from the coding sequence GTGCCAGTCAAGAGTAATTTCGACCGCATTCTTTCCAGCGAAGACGTGATGCGCCGCCGCGCCACCTTTTTGCAGCGCATTCATATCGACGGTCCCTTGCTGATCCTGCTGCTGACCCTGGCTGCGGGCAGTCTGTTCGTGCTGTATTCGGCCAGTGGCAAGAACTGGGACTTGCTGATCAAGCAAGCCAGCTCGTTTGGCATTGGCCTGGTGGCGATGGTGGTGATCGCCCAGCTTGAGCCCAGGTTCATGGCGCGCTGGGTGCCCGTGCTCTATGTCTTGGGCGTGTTGCTGCTGGTGGTGGTTGATGTCATGGGTCACAACGCCATGGGCGCCACCCGCTGGATCAACATCCCCGGCGTGATCCGCTTCCAGCCTTCTGAATTCCTCAAGATCATCATGCCCGCTACCATTGCCTGGTATTTGTCCAAGCGCACGCTGCCGCCGCACCTGAAACATGTGGTGGTGAGTCTGGCGTTGATCGGTGTGCCGTTCGCCCTCATCGTGCGCCAGCCTGACCTGGGCACTTCATTGCTGATCCTGGCGTCGGGCTCGTTTGTGCTGTTCATGGCCGGTTTGCGCTGGCGCTGGATCATCAGCGTGCTGGCCGCTGCGGTGCCGGTGGCGGTGGCGATGTGGTTTTTCATCATGCACGACTACCAGAAGCAACGAGTGCTGACCTTTCTGGACCCTGAAAGCGATCCATTGGGCACTGGCTGGAACATCATTCAGTCCAAGGCCGCCATTGGTTCGGGGGGCGTATTTGGCAAAGGCTGGTTGCTCGGCACACAGTCGCACCTGGATTTCCTGCCTGAAAGCCATACCGACTTCATCATCGCCGTCATGGGTGAAGAGTTCGGGCTGGTGGGGATCTGCGCATTGCTGCTGATCTACCTGCTGTTGATCGGTCGTGGCCTGGTGATTACCGCTCAGGCACAGACTTTGTTCGGCAAGTTGCTTGCCGGGGCGCTGACCATGACGTTTTTTGTTTACGTTTTCGTCAACATCGGTATGGTCAGTGGCCTGCTGCCGGTGGTTGGCGTCCCGCTGCCCTTCATTAGTTATGGAGGAACTTCGCTGGTGACCCTGCTGTCAGCGTTTGGTGTTTTGATGTCGATCCATACACATCGTAAATGGATCGCGCAGGTTTGA
- the penA_2 gene encoding peptidoglycan glycosyltransferase encodes MSQPIRLKDHEKDARLVRGRVVVGAVAVVLLVCVLIARLYFLQVIQYDYHSTLSENNRVHVQPIPPSRGLIFDRNGVVIADNRPSFSLSMTRERSGDWSQVLDTIVEVLELTPDDRVIFEKRMKQGRRPFEPVPILFELSEEQIARVAVNQFRLPGVEVVAQLVRHYPQGAHFAHSVGYMGRINEKELKTLDPVNYSGTHHIGKTGIERFYEDELHGQVGYEEVETNARGRVLRVLKRTDPVPGKDIVLSLDIKLQEAAEAALAGRRGAVVAMDPRNGEVLAMVSAPSFDPNLFVTGISFKAYAELRDSIDRPLFNRILRGLYPPGSTIKPAVAIAGLDAGVVNASSRVFDPGFYQLPNYDHKYRNWNRTGDGWVDLDTAIMRSNDTYFYDLAHKLGIDRLSSYMNKFGIGQKVSLDMFEESPGLMPSRDWKRATRRQAWFPGETLILGIGQGYMQATPLQLAQATALVANKGVWNRPHLAKTIEGQPPVDENPMPNIILRNPSDWDKVNHGMQQVMHGARGTARKAAIGAQYLIAGKSGTAQVVAIKQGEKYDRSKVQERHLDHALFVGFAPANDPKIVVSVMVENGESGSGVAAPVVRQIMDAWLLNTDGTLKPEYGGVKAVEAAASASQE; translated from the coding sequence ATGTCTCAGCCGATTCGCCTAAAAGACCACGAGAAAGACGCACGTCTGGTGCGCGGCCGGGTCGTGGTCGGGGCTGTGGCTGTTGTGTTGCTGGTGTGTGTGCTCATCGCGCGGCTGTATTTCCTGCAGGTCATCCAGTACGACTATCACTCGACGCTGTCGGAAAACAATCGGGTGCATGTGCAGCCGATTCCGCCCAGCCGTGGCCTGATCTTTGATCGCAACGGCGTGGTGATTGCCGACAACCGGCCCAGTTTCAGCCTGAGCATGACCCGCGAACGCTCCGGCGACTGGTCCCAGGTGCTCGACACCATTGTCGAAGTCCTGGAATTGACGCCGGACGACCGCGTGATCTTCGAAAAACGCATGAAGCAGGGGCGCCGTCCTTTCGAGCCGGTGCCGATCCTGTTCGAGTTGAGCGAAGAGCAGATCGCCCGGGTGGCGGTCAATCAGTTCCGGCTACCGGGCGTTGAAGTCGTGGCGCAACTGGTACGGCATTACCCGCAGGGGGCGCATTTTGCGCATTCGGTGGGCTATATGGGCCGGATCAACGAGAAAGAGCTCAAGACCCTCGACCCGGTCAACTACAGCGGCACCCACCATATCGGCAAGACCGGCATCGAGCGCTTCTACGAAGATGAGTTGCATGGTCAGGTCGGTTACGAAGAAGTCGAGACCAACGCCCGAGGCCGTGTCTTGCGGGTGCTCAAGCGTACTGATCCGGTGCCGGGCAAAGACATCGTGCTGAGCCTGGATATCAAACTTCAGGAAGCCGCCGAGGCAGCATTGGCGGGCCGTCGCGGCGCGGTGGTGGCGATGGACCCACGCAACGGCGAGGTGCTGGCAATGGTCAGTGCGCCGAGCTTCGACCCCAATCTGTTCGTGACCGGCATCAGCTTCAAGGCTTACGCCGAATTGCGTGACTCGATTGATCGGCCGCTGTTCAACCGTATCCTGCGCGGCCTGTACCCGCCGGGTTCGACCATCAAGCCTGCGGTGGCCATCGCTGGGCTGGACGCCGGTGTGGTCAACGCATCGAGCCGAGTGTTCGACCCAGGCTTCTACCAACTGCCCAACTACGATCACAAATACCGCAACTGGAACCGCACGGGCGACGGCTGGGTGGACCTGGACACCGCCATCATGCGTTCCAACGACACCTACTTCTACGACCTGGCGCACAAGCTGGGCATTGATCGCCTGTCGTCCTATATGAACAAGTTCGGTATCGGCCAGAAGGTCTCGCTGGACATGTTCGAAGAATCCCCCGGCCTCATGCCGTCCCGGGACTGGAAGCGTGCGACTCGGCGCCAGGCCTGGTTCCCGGGCGAGACGCTGATTCTCGGTATCGGCCAGGGCTACATGCAGGCCACGCCGTTGCAGCTGGCCCAGGCCACCGCGCTGGTGGCTAACAAGGGTGTGTGGAATCGCCCGCATCTGGCCAAGACCATCGAAGGCCAGCCGCCGGTGGACGAAAACCCGATGCCGAACATCATCCTGCGTAACCCGTCGGATTGGGACAAGGTCAACCACGGTATGCAGCAAGTGATGCACGGCGCACGCGGCACCGCGCGCAAGGCGGCCATCGGTGCGCAATACCTGATCGCAGGCAAGAGTGGTACGGCGCAGGTCGTGGCCATCAAGCAGGGCGAGAAATACGACCGCTCCAAGGTTCAGGAACGCCACCTCGACCACGCCTTGTTCGTCGGTTTTGCTCCCGCCAATGATCCGAAAATCGTGGTCTCGGTGATGGTCGAAAACGGCGAGTCCGGTTCTGGCGTCGCCGCCCCTGTGGTTCGTCAGATCATGGATGCCTGGCTGCTCAACACTGACGGAACTCTAAAACCCGAATATGGCGGCGTTAAAGCCGTGGAGGCTGCGGCCAGTGCCAGTCAAGAGTAA
- the rlmH gene encoding ribosomal RNA large subunit methyltransferase H — MRLRLIAVGSRMPKWVEEGWHEYAKRLPSELALDLVEIPLNTRGKNADVARFIRQEGEAMLAKVQPGERIVTLEVHGKPWSTEQLAVELERWRLDSRTVNFMVGGPEGLAPEVCARADQRWSLSPLTLPHPLVRILIGEQIYRAWTVLSGHPYHK, encoded by the coding sequence GTGCGTCTGCGTCTGATTGCGGTCGGCTCGCGCATGCCCAAGTGGGTGGAAGAAGGCTGGCATGAATATGCCAAGCGTCTGCCATCCGAGCTGGCACTCGACCTGGTGGAGATCCCGCTCAATACCCGTGGCAAGAATGCTGATGTGGCACGCTTTATCCGTCAGGAAGGCGAGGCCATGCTGGCAAAAGTGCAGCCGGGCGAGCGGATCGTTACTCTCGAAGTGCATGGCAAGCCCTGGAGCACCGAGCAATTGGCGGTGGAACTGGAGCGCTGGCGCCTTGATTCGCGCACGGTGAACTTCATGGTAGGCGGGCCGGAAGGCCTGGCGCCTGAGGTCTGTGCACGCGCCGATCAGCGTTGGTCGCTGTCGCCACTGACGTTGCCGCACCCGCTGGTGCGCATCCTCATCGGTGAGCAGATCTATCGCGCCTGGACAGTTCTGTCCGGGCACCCTTACCACAAATAG